A single genomic interval of Chitinivorax sp. B harbors:
- a CDS encoding DUF4810 domain-containing protein produces MQFRRIGFGATLFGALFLAGCANHSQKPLYYWGQYQPQVYEYLKGDGTGPEAQIIAMEKGIQQARAKDAALPPGYHAHLGMLYLKAGRDDQVKQQFETEKTLFPESATFMDFLLKKFKN; encoded by the coding sequence ATGCAATTTCGTCGTATCGGCTTTGGCGCCACACTGTTTGGCGCCCTCTTCCTGGCCGGCTGTGCCAATCATTCTCAAAAGCCCTTGTATTACTGGGGCCAGTATCAACCCCAGGTGTACGAGTATTTAAAAGGCGATGGTACAGGCCCTGAAGCACAGATCATCGCCATGGAAAAAGGCATTCAGCAGGCGCGTGCCAAGGATGCCGCTTTACCGCCTGGCTACCATGCCCACCTGGGTATGTTGTATTTGAAGGCGGGTCGTGATGATCAGGTCAAGCAGCAGTTTGAAACAGAAAAGACACTGTTTCCGGAGTCCGCAACATTCATGGACTTCCTGCTTAAAAAGTTCAAAAACTAA
- a CDS encoding CsgG/HfaB family protein translates to MNKPLIYCSLLAALAVTSGCATESSRSLEVPKVASAGTLYQGPRSLIAVGKFDNRSSYMRGVFSDGVDRLGGQAKTILITHLQQTGRFNVLDRDNMTELSQEANFKKQTQNIKGADFVVTGDVTEFGRKEVGDQQLFGILGRGKQQIAYAKVNLNIVNVNTSEVVYSAQGAGEYSLSNREIVGFGGTASYDSTLNGKVLDLAMREAVNNLVNGIQTGAWRPAQ, encoded by the coding sequence ATGAACAAGCCGTTAATCTATTGCTCACTACTTGCAGCCCTTGCCGTCACCAGCGGTTGTGCTACCGAGTCCTCCCGCAGCCTGGAAGTGCCCAAGGTTGCCTCTGCCGGCACCCTTTACCAAGGCCCACGCAGCCTGATTGCCGTGGGTAAATTCGATAACCGGTCCAGTTACATGCGCGGTGTGTTCTCCGATGGCGTCGATCGCCTCGGCGGCCAAGCCAAGACCATTCTGATTACCCATTTGCAGCAGACTGGCCGTTTCAACGTGCTAGACCGCGACAACATGACTGAATTGAGCCAGGAAGCCAATTTCAAGAAACAAACCCAAAACATCAAGGGTGCCGATTTTGTGGTGACCGGCGATGTGACTGAATTTGGGCGCAAAGAAGTCGGCGATCAACAGCTATTTGGCATCCTGGGGCGTGGTAAGCAGCAAATCGCCTACGCCAAGGTCAATTTGAATATCGTCAACGTCAACACATCCGAAGTCGTGTACTCCGCACAAGGTGCAGGCGAATACAGCCTGTCCAATCGGGAAATCGTCGGTTTCGGTGGTACCGCCAGTTATGACTCCACCTTGAACGGTAAGGTGCTGGATCTAGCGATGCGCGAAGCCGTCAATAATCTGGTCAACGGCATTCAAACCGGCGCATGGCGCCCTGCGCAATAA
- a CDS encoding ribbon-helix-helix domain-containing protein, translating into MKTTRTTVSLPVEQLERLQQMADQHRLSLAWLVRQAVSEFLERTEKRGDFHPLTAPEKDQS; encoded by the coding sequence ATGAAGACCACACGAACGACGGTATCCCTCCCCGTCGAGCAACTCGAGCGGCTCCAACAGATGGCTGACCAGCACCGCCTTTCCCTGGCTTGGCTGGTTCGCCAGGCAGTCAGCGAATTTCTCGAACGCACGGAAAAACGCGGAGACTTTCATCCCCTCACTGCCCCTGAAAAGGATCAAAGCTGA
- a CDS encoding DUF799 domain-containing protein — MHLSTLKGLAIALAITLLASGCANLQPYDYSAYKQSNPKSVLILPPVNNTPDIKATYGMLSQMSKPLAEAGYYVFPVAVMDETFKQNGLSNAGDIHAVPAAKLREIFGADAALYVNVRRYGAVYAILSSDVTVTADARLVDLKTGQLLWNGSASASSAEQQNNSGGGLLGALITAAVKQVVSNLTDDSYRYAGMTSERLLSPRPNGVLYGPRSPQFGLDGAPR; from the coding sequence ATGCACTTGTCCACATTGAAAGGGCTGGCCATTGCACTGGCTATAACACTACTGGCCAGCGGTTGCGCCAATCTGCAGCCATATGACTACAGCGCTTACAAACAGAGCAACCCCAAATCCGTGTTGATTTTGCCACCCGTCAACAATACGCCTGACATCAAGGCGACTTACGGCATGCTCTCGCAAATGAGCAAGCCACTGGCTGAAGCGGGCTATTACGTGTTTCCGGTCGCGGTGATGGATGAGACATTCAAACAGAATGGGCTCAGCAACGCGGGTGACATTCATGCCGTGCCAGCTGCCAAATTGCGGGAGATCTTTGGTGCAGATGCTGCGCTGTATGTGAATGTGCGACGTTATGGCGCGGTTTATGCGATTTTGAGCAGCGATGTCACGGTGACTGCCGATGCGCGCTTGGTCGATCTGAAAACTGGTCAGCTACTGTGGAATGGCAGCGCATCTGCATCCAGTGCCGAGCAGCAGAACAATAGTGGTGGTGGCCTGCTGGGCGCCTTGATTACCGCAGCAGTGAAACAGGTTGTCAGCAATCTGACTGATGATTCCTACCGCTATGCCGGCATGACCAGTGAACGCTTGTTATCACCACGGCCTAACGGGGTGCTTTACGGACCTCGCTCGCCACAGTTTGGCCTGGATGGCGCACCGCGCTAG